One window from the genome of Strix aluco isolate bStrAlu1 chromosome 28, bStrAlu1.hap1, whole genome shotgun sequence encodes:
- the PCNA gene encoding proliferating cell nuclear antigen — MFEARLVQGSVLKRVLEALKDLITEACWDLGSGGISLQSMDSSHVSLVQLTLRSEGFDTYRCDRNIAMGVNLSSMSKILKCAGNEDIITLRAEDNADTLALVFEAPNQEKVSDYEMKLMDLDVEQLGIPEQEYSCVVKMPSAEFARICRDLSHIGDAVVISCAKDGVKFSANGELGNGNIKLSQTSNVDKEEEAVTIEMNEPVQLTFALRYLNFFTKATPLSPTVTLSMSADVPLVVEYKIADMGHLKYYLAPKIEDQQEGS; from the exons ATGTTCGAGGCGCGGCTGGTGCAGGGCTCGGTGCTCAAGCGGGTGCTGGAGGCCCTCAAGGACCTCATCACTGAGGCCTGCTGGGACCTGGGCTCGGGTGGCATCAGCCTGCAGAGTATGGACTCCTCGCACGTCTCCCTGGTGCAGCTCACGCTGCGCTCTGAGGGCTTCGACACGTACCGCTGCGACCGCAACATCGCCATGGGTGTCAACCTCTCCAG CATGtccaaaatactgaaatgtgCAGGAAACGAAGATATCATCACTCTCCGAGCAGAAGACAATGCGGATACGTTGGCTCTAGTGTTTGAAGCACCAA aTCAGGAAAAGGTTTCCGATTATGAGATGAAACTAATGGATCTTGATGTGGAGCAGCTTGGAATTCCA GAACAAGAATATAGTTGTGTAGTGAAAATGCCCTCTGCTGAATTCGCACGTATTTGTAGAGATCTCAGCCACATCGGCGATGCAGTTGTCATCTCCTGTGCAAAAGATGGTGTGAAATTTTCAGCTAATGGAGAGCTGGGCAATGGAAACATCAAGCTGTCGCAGACCAGCAATGTGGATAAAGAGGAAGAAGCT GTTACAATAGAGATGAATGAGCCAGTCCAGTTGACCTTTGCTCTGAGGTACTTGAACTTTTTTACCAAAGCCACTCCCCTGTCACCTACAGTAACACTCAGCATGTCTGCAGATGTTCCTCTTG ttgtGGAGTACAAGATTGCTGATATGGGACACTTAAAATACTACCTGGCTCCAAAGATTGAAGACCAACAAGAAGGCTCTTAA
- the TMEM230 gene encoding transmembrane protein 230, whose product MMPSRTNLTAGIPSSKVKYSKLSSTDDGYIDLQFKKSPPKIPYKAIALAIVLFMIGTFLIIIGALLLAGYISKGGTDRAIPVLIIGILVFLPGFYHLRIAYYASKGYRGYSYDDIPDFDD is encoded by the exons ATGATGCCGTCACGTACAAATCTGACTGCTGGGATTCCCAGTAGCAAAGTCAAATATTCCAAGCTCTCCAGCACTGATGATGGATATATTGACCTGCAG TTCAAGAAGAGCCCACCAAAAATCCCCTACAAGGCAATTGCACTGGCTATTGTGCTCTTCATGATCGGGACCTTCCTCATTATCATAGGAGCCCTCCTCTTGGCAGGATACATTAGCAAAGGC GGAACGGACCGTGCTATCCCCGTGCTCATCATTGGGATCCTCGTGTTTCTCCCAGGCTTCTACCACCTGCGCATCGCATACTACGCTTCCAAAGGCTACCGGGGCTATTCCTATGACGATATCCCGGATTTTGATGATTGA